A stretch of Caenorhabditis elegans chromosome IV DNA encodes these proteins:
- the F38C2.7 gene encoding C3H1-type domain-containing protein (Confirmed by transcript evidence) codes for MSVEASNQENSLSSFLLKCAFPAGTTPPLLSPPSSSGSYEEAQFSLFVNQNETEQKLFSNQSLANRDPCTIPDELHQEMKSLKKKEEAFKTSLCGFHRRGQKCAYGEKCKFAHSVHELRFPQTKRNHRNYKTVLCNNFSTTGHCKYGIRCQFIHRSMNSTSSNQSNKMENITIDLNVQSDVFRAFALDSTSLLPNWHCSALLQ; via the coding sequence ATGTCTGTTGAAGCAAGCAACCAAGAAAACTCTCTCTCCAGTTTCCTTCTGAAATGTGCTTTCCCAGCTGGAACTACCCCTCCATTGCTTTCTCCACCATCTTCATCAGGATCTTATGAAGAAGCCCAATTCTCACTTTTTGTGaatcaaaatgaaactgaacaaaaattgttttctaatcAATCATTGGCCAACCGAGATCCCTGCACAATTCCAGATGAGCTTCACCAAGAAATGAagagtttgaaaaagaaagaagaagcatTCAAGACATCCCTTTGTGGTTTTCACAGAAGAGGCCAAAAATGTGCTTATggtgaaaaatgtaaatttgcTCACAGTGTACATGAGCTCCGCTTCCCACAGACCAAAAGAAACCACCGTAACTATAAAACAGTACTTTGCAATAACTTCTCAACAACTGGGCATTGCAAGTACGGAATCAGGTGTCAGTTCATCCACAGATCTATGAACTCAACTTCttcaaatcaatcaaataaaatggaaaatattacCATTGACCTGAATGTTCAATCGGACGTTTTTCGTGCATTTGCTCTGGACTCAACAAGTTTATTGCCAAATTGGCATTGCTCAGCTCTtcttcaatga
- the ccch-2 gene encoding C3H1-type domain-containing protein (Confirmed by transcript evidence) gives MSNPLAVDVPTFTKLHNVAQWLSQQPPSPRLFDQKENGFSQNFQPFLKTVNSCTIPDDLHEEMMRLKRKENAFKTALCKTFQLTRACSYGEQCKFAHSVEELQLKQKNRGVNHPKYKTVLCDNFSRTGHCKYGTKCQFIHRAVEPTPAQNPLMPQFSSWFAPSSGLSREFLDNFGASASSSSTDFS, from the exons ATGTCTAATCCACTTGCCGTTGACGTCCCAACTTTTACCAAATTGCACAATGTTGCTCAGTGGCTCTCTCAGCAGCCACCTTCTCCAAGACTGTTTGATCAGAAAGAAAATGGCTTCTCGCAGAATTTTCAACCATTCTTGAAGACAGTAAACTCATGCACAATTCCTGACGATCTCCACGAAGAAATGATGCgattgaaaagaaaagaaaatgcaTTCAAAACTGCTCTTTGCAAGACGTTTCAGCTCACACGAGCATGCTCATACGGGGAGCAGTGCAAATTTGCTCACAGTGTCGAGGAGCTGCAGCTGAAACAGAAG aaccgtGGAGTCAACCACCCAAAGTATAAGACAGTTCTCTGTGACAATTTCTCTAGAACTGGACACTGCAAATATGGGACAAAATGTCAGTTTATTCACAGAGCTGTTGAGCCAACTCCAGCTCAAAATCCACTGATGCCCCAGTTTTCTTCATGGTTTGCTCCTTCATCGGGTCTTTCTCGGGAGTTTCTTGACAATTTTGGAGCATCTGCATCCAGCTCTAGCACTGACTTCTCTTAA